From candidate division KSB1 bacterium, a single genomic window includes:
- a CDS encoding Wzz/FepE/Etk N-terminal domain-containing protein, producing the protein MSSEAIHRAPSAQELNLVELLSRLVASRWLILRNVLVAAIATGVLSFLLPRRYTAVTTLLPPAEAQQTALQGMLAELPAVPLGFPKAGSPAALFVEILKSRSVREMVLQRTFSRKKAQAPLLQLLRAKSLESGLDRLARCTTVYASDQGIISIKVEMPEAQLAADVANAMVDALDQVNREKSVSRAKNSRLYIEQQLAQTEVKLREASKALAEFQETHKAIALEEQTKAAIESAGDLKGRIIAKQVELGTLRLTMRPDNPQVILAQRELEEMQARYNALQFGEDSSSGGNKEFYIPIAELPEVARQLAELIREVKVQETVWELLNQQYYQAKIQEARDTPTVQQLDRAVPPERASKPRRMVLVVIAGVLTGVLSALWVLVVPLVSLAPMDRERLQGMGKELAGDWQRLRRNVGEIAKLLKRPRGLRRRPRRRARKQ; encoded by the coding sequence ATGAGCAGCGAAGCTATTCACCGGGCGCCTTCTGCACAGGAGTTGAACCTGGTCGAGCTACTAAGCAGGCTGGTCGCCAGCCGCTGGCTGATTCTCCGCAATGTCCTCGTCGCGGCAATCGCCACCGGTGTCTTGAGCTTCCTCTTGCCCAGGCGTTACACTGCAGTGACCACCTTGCTGCCACCGGCTGAGGCGCAGCAGACTGCGTTGCAGGGAATGTTGGCGGAGCTGCCTGCGGTACCCTTGGGTTTTCCGAAAGCCGGTTCGCCGGCCGCACTCTTCGTGGAGATCCTCAAGAGTCGTTCTGTGCGGGAAATGGTACTGCAGCGCACCTTTTCCCGCAAGAAAGCTCAGGCGCCGCTCTTGCAACTGCTGCGGGCCAAGTCCTTAGAAAGCGGCCTGGATCGCTTGGCTCGTTGCACCACCGTGTATGCCTCTGACCAGGGGATTATATCCATCAAAGTGGAGATGCCAGAGGCGCAACTTGCTGCGGACGTGGCCAATGCCATGGTCGACGCTCTGGATCAAGTAAACCGAGAAAAGAGCGTCTCGCGAGCCAAGAACTCGCGCCTATACATCGAGCAACAGCTCGCCCAGACGGAGGTGAAACTGCGCGAAGCCAGTAAGGCCCTGGCTGAATTTCAGGAGACACACAAAGCCATCGCGCTGGAGGAACAGACAAAGGCCGCCATCGAGAGCGCAGGCGACCTGAAAGGGCGCATCATCGCCAAACAAGTGGAGCTGGGCACGTTGCGCCTCACCATGCGCCCGGACAATCCCCAGGTAATCCTGGCGCAACGCGAACTAGAGGAGATGCAAGCCCGCTACAACGCACTCCAATTCGGCGAAGACTCCTCCTCCGGCGGGAACAAGGAATTCTACATTCCCATCGCTGAGCTCCCTGAGGTGGCGCGCCAGCTGGCAGAGCTCATCCGCGAGGTGAAGGTACAAGAGACCGTATGGGAGCTCTTGAACCAGCAGTACTACCAAGCAAAGATCCAGGAAGCACGCGATACGCCAACTGTGCAACAACTGGATCGGGCAGTGCCGCCGGAACGCGCGAGCAAACCCAGACGGATGGTGCTCGTGGTCATCGCCGGGGTGCTCACCGGCGTGCTAAGCGCTCTGTGGGTGCTCGTGGTGCCGCTTGTTTCGCTCGCCCCAATGGATAGGGAGAGGCTGCAGGGCATGGGCAAGGAACTTGCCGGCGACTGGCAACGGCTCAGACGGAATGTTGGAGAAATCGCCAAGCTTCTGAAACGACCACGTGGACTGAGGCGTCGCCCCCGAAGGCGCGCCCGTAAGCAATAG
- the wecB gene encoding UDP-N-acetylglucosamine 2-epimerase (non-hydrolyzing) has protein sequence MKVISIVGARPQFIKAALLCKLLRERHQEVLVHTGQHYDENMSDVFFREMDIPEPEYNLEVGSGPHGQQTAEMLVGIERVLVAEKPDLVLIYGDTNSTLAGALAAVKLCIPVAHVEAGLRSFNRTMPEEINRVLADRASDLLFCPTVTAVENLRREGITRGVHLVGDVMYDAALYFGQLAEERSTILNRLGLQGRAYLLATVHRPHSTDDAAHLKGILTAFGSASEPIVFPVHPRTRRFVKEHGLEPLLTAARNLLAIDPVSYLDMLQLEKHARAILTDSGGVQKEAYFFGVPCITMRTETEWVETVADGWNCLVGTDAKAIAEAIRSFAPKGPRNNHYGDGTACEKIVAIVEQFHAQRKSE, from the coding sequence GTGAAAGTCATCTCAATCGTCGGCGCGCGCCCCCAGTTCATCAAGGCCGCGCTTCTTTGTAAGCTCCTGCGGGAAAGGCATCAGGAGGTGCTGGTCCACACCGGCCAGCACTATGACGAGAACATGTCGGACGTCTTTTTCCGCGAAATGGACATCCCAGAGCCGGAATACAACCTTGAGGTAGGCTCCGGGCCTCACGGTCAACAGACTGCGGAGATGCTGGTGGGGATTGAACGCGTGCTGGTGGCCGAGAAGCCGGACCTCGTGCTCATCTACGGCGACACCAACTCCACTCTTGCAGGCGCATTAGCAGCAGTCAAGCTATGCATCCCTGTTGCCCACGTGGAAGCCGGCTTGCGTAGCTTCAATCGCACCATGCCCGAGGAGATTAATCGTGTGCTGGCGGACCGGGCCTCGGACCTGCTTTTCTGCCCGACGGTGACTGCGGTGGAAAATCTGCGGCGCGAAGGTATCACCAGGGGCGTGCATCTGGTGGGCGACGTGATGTACGACGCGGCTCTGTACTTCGGACAGTTGGCCGAAGAACGCTCCACTATTCTGAACCGCCTAGGGCTCCAAGGCCGCGCCTACCTTCTGGCAACTGTGCACCGCCCGCACAGTACCGACGACGCGGCCCATCTCAAGGGAATCCTCACTGCCTTTGGCTCCGCCTCCGAGCCCATCGTCTTCCCTGTGCACCCCCGGACAAGGCGTTTTGTCAAGGAGCATGGGCTCGAACCCTTGCTCACCGCGGCGCGGAACCTGCTGGCCATCGATCCGGTGAGCTACCTGGACATGCTGCAATTGGAAAAGCATGCGCGCGCCATCCTGACCGACTCCGGCGGGGTGCAAAAGGAAGCCTACTTCTTCGGCGTGCCGTGCATTACCATGCGCACGGAGACCGAATGGGTGGAGACCGTGGCCGACGGCTGGAATTGCCTGGTAGGCACCGACGCCAAGGCCATTGCCGAGGCCATCCGCTCGTTCGCGCCCAAGGGGCCGCGGAACAATCATTACGGCGACGGCACGGCCTGCGAGAAGATTGTGGCCATAGTGGAACAGTTTCATGCCCAGCGCAAGAGTGAGTAA
- a CDS encoding capsule assembly Wzi family protein yields MPSARVSKTTRPKGVSCSYLAALGGAVLILGITLTRNVQAQTVYVPVRHWVYDFLERMETKGLLPHLLGNTKPLTRMEVALSVAALSEGLRQGTRLTAAETEAVRFLEQEFREELTRLGTSPNSDPTRLERLVHSRLLDRFLPDLIYANGRNFLHISSAPFTIYWDPILVRRRLIAHADTLRKTERVFENTNGFVLWGFVDRHLGFFVDVRDSRQWGTRTYPVAGTNYTLEGLGFVRSAGSSIDHDETCASLVFRWSFLTLQYGKDSNRWGPGRRGQLGLSDRPTSYDLVKVQLAGKRIKLTTMLAWLQHYVPDFFRGGHQEKALAAHRLEFSLSKVFDIAVYETVLFAGRRFEPTYFNPVMFFRSAEHYLGDRDNATMGLDVECKPMAGLRLYGELFIDDLSTSKLGTGFYGNKTAFLLGAHTVDPCGLADVEARVEYARVRPYTYSHAYDVTRYTHYATTLGHWIGPNADDLYAELAYRPSFWWELRLWGEARRHGANPEGQNVGGDASLPHAYPRDPEYVRFLAGVRERTSTVGVATSYQVVRNAFVALAYTYSWARTGCIGGGLIKRGDIDIVLSLNL; encoded by the coding sequence ATGCCCAGCGCAAGAGTGAGTAAGACCACCAGGCCCAAAGGAGTGTCCTGTTCCTATCTTGCCGCACTGGGAGGCGCAGTCCTCATCCTCGGGATCACCTTGACGCGCAACGTCCAGGCGCAAACAGTGTACGTGCCAGTTCGACACTGGGTCTACGACTTCTTGGAGCGAATGGAGACAAAGGGCCTTCTCCCTCATCTCTTGGGCAACACTAAACCCCTCACCAGGATGGAGGTGGCCTTGTCCGTGGCTGCGCTCAGCGAGGGTCTGCGCCAGGGCACACGGCTCACTGCCGCTGAAACCGAAGCCGTGCGCTTTTTGGAGCAAGAGTTTCGTGAGGAGCTGACTAGGCTAGGCACTTCGCCGAATTCCGACCCCACGCGCCTGGAGCGACTGGTGCATAGCCGCTTGCTGGATCGTTTCCTCCCCGATCTGATCTACGCCAATGGGCGGAACTTTTTGCATATTTCCAGTGCGCCGTTCACGATCTACTGGGACCCTATCCTGGTTCGTCGCCGGCTGATAGCTCACGCTGATACGCTAAGAAAAACCGAGCGCGTCTTCGAGAATACGAACGGCTTCGTGCTCTGGGGCTTCGTGGACAGGCACTTGGGCTTTTTCGTAGATGTGCGCGATTCCCGGCAGTGGGGCACCAGGACCTATCCGGTAGCCGGCACCAACTATACGTTGGAGGGCCTTGGCTTCGTGCGCAGCGCCGGCTCCTCCATTGACCACGACGAGACCTGCGCCTCCCTCGTGTTTCGCTGGTCGTTTCTCACTCTCCAGTATGGGAAGGACAGTAACCGCTGGGGGCCAGGGCGCCGGGGACAACTGGGTCTCTCGGATCGACCAACGTCCTACGACCTCGTGAAGGTGCAACTCGCTGGCAAGCGCATCAAATTGACCACCATGCTGGCGTGGCTGCAGCACTATGTGCCTGATTTTTTCCGTGGTGGTCACCAAGAAAAGGCGCTGGCAGCGCATCGCCTGGAGTTCTCCCTGAGTAAAGTCTTCGACATCGCCGTATATGAGACAGTTCTTTTTGCCGGCCGCCGCTTTGAACCGACCTACTTCAATCCGGTAATGTTCTTTCGCTCCGCGGAACACTACCTCGGCGACCGCGATAACGCCACCATGGGCCTGGATGTGGAATGCAAGCCGATGGCAGGACTCCGCCTGTACGGCGAGCTCTTTATCGACGACCTGAGCACGAGCAAGCTCGGCACAGGTTTCTACGGCAACAAGACGGCGTTTCTGCTCGGCGCGCATACGGTCGATCCGTGCGGCCTCGCCGATGTTGAGGCGCGTGTGGAATACGCACGCGTCCGGCCTTATACCTACTCGCACGCGTACGACGTTACTCGGTACACGCACTATGCGACTACCCTCGGGCACTGGATCGGCCCCAATGCGGACGATCTCTACGCCGAACTCGCTTATCGCCCCTCGTTCTGGTGGGAACTGCGGCTATGGGGCGAGGCGCGGCGGCATGGGGCGAATCCCGAGGGCCAGAATGTTGGCGGTGATGCATCTCTGCCTCATGCGTACCCGCGCGACCCTGAGTACGTCCGGTTCTTGGCGGGAGTGCGCGAGCGGACCTCCACTGTGGGCGTTGCCACCAGCTACCAAGTGGTCCGCAACGCCTTCGTGGCGCTCGCTTACACCTACAGCTGGGCGCGGACAGGGTGCATAGGTGGGGGTCTCATCAAACGCGGCGACATCGATATTGTTTTGAGTTTGAATCTGTGA
- a CDS encoding oligosaccharide flippase family protein, producing the protein MNDGQGSVQEAELFARRPLYGDILLSVGGRTVAAALTFVKTVVLVRLLAPPVYGQVAVLLAWGYIASGATELGCGAAFIVLESGAPLDQQHRRFWRFVRTRLLVSATLMGAWVCTTLLGVPPRSALTGAALLFGLGQNVCHTPEFLYQVQRRFAPYARFVVWVALVQLAWSTGALAAYRVWHLSDETLWWLLALAPWSANLVGLVPLALQDRRLLAPQIGEDWAYLKTMVAFGKWVALCGLLAYVYQRWAVIALGKTGNPEAAGAYDVALTCGQVVNMLTLAAVSALSPRFAATHERAAVRRGLVRLFTRGGPVVALVLVVYYLVRRTVIGTVFGPHYLASIVPLDALMPSFVLTLLTLPMVAYTTYGLRAPQVVFWVALGRTALLVLGAYPATQHYGVLGLAVLQSALGIGEHLLVTLYALYAPRRSR; encoded by the coding sequence GTGAACGACGGGCAGGGCAGCGTGCAAGAGGCCGAATTGTTCGCCAGGCGCCCGCTTTATGGTGACATTCTCCTATCCGTTGGGGGACGCACGGTTGCCGCCGCCCTGACCTTTGTCAAGACGGTGGTGCTGGTACGACTACTCGCACCGCCGGTGTACGGGCAGGTGGCAGTACTTCTTGCGTGGGGGTACATCGCTTCCGGCGCCACCGAATTGGGGTGTGGTGCCGCCTTCATCGTGCTGGAAAGCGGAGCGCCGCTTGACCAGCAGCACCGCCGGTTCTGGAGGTTTGTCCGAACCAGGCTATTGGTGAGCGCGACTCTCATGGGCGCCTGGGTCTGCACCACTCTGCTGGGCGTGCCTCCACGGTCCGCCCTCACCGGCGCGGCGCTGCTCTTTGGCTTAGGACAAAACGTCTGTCACACGCCGGAGTTTCTCTACCAGGTGCAGCGGCGATTCGCGCCTTACGCGCGGTTCGTGGTATGGGTGGCGCTCGTGCAGCTGGCATGGAGCACAGGTGCCCTGGCGGCCTATCGCGTTTGGCACCTCAGCGATGAGACGCTGTGGTGGCTTCTTGCGCTGGCGCCCTGGAGTGCCAACCTCGTGGGGCTGGTTCCGCTCGCGCTCCAGGACCGCAGGCTTCTGGCGCCGCAAATAGGAGAAGATTGGGCTTATCTGAAGACCATGGTGGCATTTGGCAAGTGGGTGGCTTTGTGCGGCTTGCTTGCTTACGTGTACCAACGATGGGCGGTGATTGCCTTAGGAAAAACGGGTAACCCCGAGGCAGCGGGGGCCTACGACGTCGCGTTGACATGCGGGCAGGTAGTCAATATGTTGACTCTGGCGGCCGTCAGCGCCCTTTCTCCGCGCTTTGCCGCCACCCATGAGCGGGCCGCCGTCCGCCGGGGGTTAGTGCGCCTGTTTACCCGCGGCGGACCTGTGGTTGCTTTGGTGCTCGTTGTCTACTACCTCGTGCGTCGCACCGTCATTGGGACCGTGTTTGGGCCGCACTACCTGGCCAGCATTGTACCGTTAGATGCCTTGATGCCGAGTTTTGTGCTGACGCTCTTGACCTTACCGATGGTCGCCTACACCACTTACGGCCTGCGCGCTCCCCAGGTGGTGTTCTGGGTCGCTCTTGGCCGAACTGCCCTGCTCGTGCTCGGTGCATATCCGGCGACGCAGCACTACGGCGTGCTGGGGCTGGCCGTGCTGCAATCTGCCCTCGGGATTGGCGAGCATCTCTTGGTCACACTCTATGCGCTTTACGCGCCGAGGAGGAGCCGTTGA
- a CDS encoding glycosyltransferase family 4 protein: MTFVLPFTSLSGGVKVVFEHANWLVDHGHKVTIVYPLVPYRFGDGLANTRRTWQQLRGLAANVLHHNTVPWFPVRATLRPVPAVRDPFVPDGDAVIATAWPTAYSVAALPPRKGEKFYFIQHYETWHGSRQAIDDSYRLPLKHIVVSTWLERLMRERFGATVVGKVLNGVDHRVFYNPHKRFHKPRRVLLPYSRLPWKGTTDGLAAMELVRRTHPNVQLVMYGLERGQDVPPDIEFHLRPIGERLRRLYCSCDILLSPSHSEGFGLPPLEAMACKCAVVATRVGAILEYAIEGETVLTAPPGDVEGLAAQVRRLLDDPQLLESLSLAAGSYVAQFSSEQASARFAHVLMANVPAGGSQPL; this comes from the coding sequence GTGACGTTCGTCCTCCCTTTCACCAGTTTGAGTGGCGGGGTAAAAGTGGTCTTTGAGCACGCCAACTGGCTGGTGGACCATGGCCACAAGGTGACGATCGTGTATCCCTTGGTCCCCTACCGCTTCGGCGACGGCTTGGCCAATACGCGCAGGACGTGGCAGCAGCTCCGCGGCCTGGCAGCCAATGTGCTCCACCACAATACGGTGCCTTGGTTCCCCGTTCGTGCAACTCTACGGCCAGTACCTGCAGTCCGCGATCCTTTTGTCCCCGACGGCGACGCCGTGATCGCCACTGCCTGGCCGACCGCGTACTCTGTGGCTGCCCTTCCCCCACGCAAAGGCGAAAAGTTTTACTTCATCCAGCACTATGAGACCTGGCATGGCTCACGGCAAGCGATCGACGACTCGTACCGTCTCCCCCTGAAGCACATCGTGGTGTCCACGTGGCTGGAGCGTCTGATGCGAGAACGGTTTGGCGCCACTGTGGTGGGGAAGGTGCTGAACGGCGTCGATCACAGAGTGTTCTACAATCCGCACAAGCGCTTCCATAAGCCACGGCGGGTCCTTTTGCCCTATAGCCGTCTCCCGTGGAAAGGCACTACCGATGGTTTGGCCGCAATGGAGCTGGTTCGGCGCACTCACCCCAATGTGCAGCTGGTCATGTACGGGCTGGAGCGCGGTCAGGATGTCCCTCCAGACATTGAGTTCCACCTGCGTCCCATCGGCGAGCGCCTGCGCCGGCTCTACTGCTCGTGCGACATTCTCTTGTCTCCAAGCCACTCTGAAGGCTTCGGCCTGCCGCCGCTTGAGGCCATGGCATGCAAGTGCGCAGTGGTGGCCACCAGGGTTGGCGCAATTCTGGAGTATGCCATCGAAGGCGAAACAGTGCTCACCGCACCTCCCGGTGATGTGGAGGGCTTGGCTGCTCAGGTCCGAAGGCTATTGGATGACCCACAGCTCCTGGAGAGCTTGTCACTTGCGGCCGGCAGCTATGTCGCTCAGTTTTCGTCCGAACAGGCTTCCGCGCGGTTTGCCCATGTTCTGATGGCCAATGTGCCAGCTGGAGGGAGCCAGCCTTTATGA
- a CDS encoding O-antigen ligase family protein has product MIVRIAGTYVHVLELPLLVFLLLAVTVRLARNGFRLKATDVRLPMLLLLSLVLYTCAIALSAWNAVDLGRVAKSALKWAEVVVLVALVFAWVERKKEFALVYWTLALSGTLAVFHVLVLVAVGRLPLLGYRLFPGIEALLALALLLPFLRKSNLLIVVLAAVCVLSTVLSMSRTAWIALPLLLFFDYKRSLLSGALVRSALGGIAVVLIAVYLLDPNLLLYRWTELFSVTHVSNLERWTLLKTALTLFLRHPLTGVGSLNFPRVLQQQGPILAIVAPDPDLLEPHNAFLQVLAEEGFIGFSFFLLSLGACWLLLRAASRGSGLSAPYRVGLEGFFLVMAIYLMFGFISAQFRFFLALGFGLAAATTKVLPGDSSTLSPTKRHEGE; this is encoded by the coding sequence ATGATCGTTCGCATTGCGGGCACATATGTCCACGTGTTGGAACTCCCTCTCCTGGTCTTCCTCCTCCTGGCCGTCACGGTGCGTTTGGCGAGAAATGGATTTCGTCTTAAGGCCACCGATGTAAGATTGCCCATGCTCCTGCTGCTCTCACTCGTGCTTTACACCTGCGCCATTGCCCTTTCCGCATGGAACGCGGTGGACCTTGGGCGTGTGGCCAAATCTGCGCTCAAATGGGCAGAAGTCGTGGTACTTGTGGCGCTGGTTTTCGCCTGGGTGGAGAGGAAAAAAGAGTTTGCCCTCGTCTACTGGACGCTTGCTCTGTCAGGAACCTTGGCGGTTTTCCACGTATTGGTGCTGGTCGCGGTGGGCCGGTTGCCTTTGCTCGGCTACCGCCTCTTCCCCGGCATCGAGGCCCTTTTGGCCCTTGCCCTCCTGCTGCCGTTTTTGCGCAAGAGCAACCTGCTAATCGTGGTATTGGCAGCCGTCTGTGTCCTTTCCACCGTGCTCTCCATGTCCCGCACGGCGTGGATAGCTCTGCCGCTTCTGCTTTTCTTTGATTACAAGCGAAGTCTGCTTAGCGGCGCGCTCGTGCGCTCCGCCCTTGGCGGCATTGCGGTGGTCCTCATCGCCGTTTACCTCCTCGATCCCAATTTGCTTCTATATCGATGGACGGAGCTCTTTTCTGTTACTCACGTATCCAACCTTGAACGCTGGACACTTCTCAAGACCGCGCTCACTTTGTTTCTGCGTCATCCCCTCACAGGTGTGGGTTCCTTGAACTTCCCTCGCGTGCTTCAGCAACAAGGCCCCATCTTGGCGATTGTCGCGCCGGACCCAGACCTGTTGGAGCCACACAATGCCTTCCTGCAGGTTCTTGCCGAAGAGGGTTTCATCGGCTTCAGTTTCTTCCTGCTGTCCTTGGGGGCGTGTTGGCTCCTGTTGCGCGCTGCCTCACGTGGTTCAGGCTTATCTGCGCCCTATCGTGTCGGGCTGGAGGGATTTTTCCTGGTCATGGCAATCTATCTCATGTTTGGCTTCATCTCAGCCCAATTTCGCTTCTTCCTGGCGCTTGGCTTTGGACTCGCCGCCGCAACGACAAAGGTGCTGCCAGGTGATTCTTCGACCCTTTCCCCAACGAAAAGGCATGAGGGTGAGTGA
- a CDS encoding glycosyltransferase family 2 protein — MSEHTITSAIIVSWNTRDLTLDCIGSFLARNRQTQAEVIVVDNASTDGTPEAVRRRFPSVRILANRENMGFARAVNLGLAAAHGDPLLIMNADTLLLSDEPIARISSFLSARPRAGIVGATLLFPDGRVQSCGRRFQSLQTLIKMHLLFADAPLFATDHPRLALQPRRVDYVDGAFMAIRRKVVDEIGPMDERHFLYAEDMEWCWRAHKAGWEVVVLPDIKVRHLQGSGARHDLVRALCHNAVNVSHMVGIMQGWRHARWAWRVILMGMLLRVPLAVLRRSGQSADYWRALRRCLSLSPNLRTVLKEQWPDALLASEKRWQAMHSEAS; from the coding sequence GTGAGTGAGCACACAATAACCTCGGCCATCATTGTGAGTTGGAACACGCGCGACCTTACACTGGACTGTATTGGGTCTTTTTTGGCGAGGAATCGGCAGACCCAGGCTGAGGTCATTGTCGTGGACAATGCCTCTACCGACGGCACACCAGAAGCGGTGCGCCGCCGTTTCCCTTCTGTGCGCATTCTGGCTAACAGGGAAAACATGGGGTTTGCACGCGCGGTGAACTTGGGCCTCGCCGCAGCACATGGGGACCCGCTCCTCATCATGAATGCCGACACCCTTCTTCTCAGCGACGAGCCGATAGCCCGCATAAGCTCGTTTCTTTCGGCCCGGCCGCGCGCAGGCATCGTCGGGGCCACGCTGCTTTTCCCCGATGGTAGGGTACAGTCCTGTGGTAGGCGCTTCCAGAGTCTGCAAACCCTCATCAAGATGCACTTGCTGTTCGCCGACGCGCCGCTCTTTGCCACCGACCACCCACGCTTAGCACTCCAGCCCAGACGGGTGGACTATGTGGATGGGGCCTTTATGGCAATCAGGCGGAAGGTAGTCGACGAAATCGGGCCGATGGACGAACGGCATTTTCTCTATGCCGAGGACATGGAGTGGTGTTGGCGCGCCCACAAGGCGGGTTGGGAGGTCGTCGTGCTCCCTGATATCAAGGTGCGGCACTTGCAGGGGAGCGGTGCCAGACACGACTTGGTGCGGGCATTGTGTCACAATGCGGTGAACGTGAGCCATATGGTCGGGATTATGCAGGGATGGCGCCACGCGCGATGGGCGTGGCGCGTGATCCTTATGGGCATGCTCCTCCGCGTCCCCCTGGCCGTGCTCCGCCGCTCCGGTCAGAGCGCCGACTACTGGCGCGCTCTCCGCCGCTGCCTGTCGCTCTCGCCCAACCTGCGAACCGTGCTCAAAGAGCAGTGGCCCGATGCATTGCTGGCTTCGGAAAAAAGATGGCAGGCCATGCATTCGGAGGCTTCATGA
- a CDS encoding glycosyltransferase family 4 protein — protein MKRVGINAVFLNQWSGGLGVYLRHLIDYLLAEPVDFRPVVFVASDFQPPATWQESGALVTLPVESFRPVARIALEALRWPGVLAHHKIDLLHSAISYIPFGVNVPTAVTIHDLRWFHLPRVCGRLRQAYLRAMIRRSAQRACHIFTVSQFSRMDIVNTLGVPEQRVSAIYEGFDAEPFSRPGSPAQWTSVRERYRLAEPYILSVGHLEPHKNLVRLLQAFRLLVDQGRESFTLVLVGKKSWGAAEVHEAVEQLRLSGRVVVTGFVQPDELPLIYRHARLFIAPSLFEGFGFTPLESMAAGVPVAAARCTSLPEVVGDAALLFDPYDAHEMMQAMLRLLDDEDLRRTLVARGYQNLRRFDWRTSCARTAEVLARIVHGLAAGGK, from the coding sequence ATGAAGCGGGTGGGGATTAATGCCGTCTTTCTGAACCAGTGGAGCGGCGGCCTGGGCGTATACCTGCGCCACCTCATCGACTATCTCCTTGCCGAGCCCGTGGATTTTCGGCCGGTCGTCTTTGTCGCCTCCGATTTCCAGCCGCCTGCGACATGGCAGGAGTCCGGTGCGCTGGTCACTCTTCCAGTTGAGTCCTTCCGTCCGGTGGCGCGCATTGCGCTGGAAGCACTCCGCTGGCCGGGGGTACTGGCGCACCACAAAATCGACCTCTTGCACTCGGCCATCTCCTACATTCCGTTCGGAGTGAACGTGCCCACCGCGGTGACCATCCACGACTTGCGCTGGTTCCACCTGCCGCGCGTCTGTGGCCGCCTCAGGCAGGCCTATCTGCGCGCCATGATTCGCCGCAGTGCCCAGCGCGCCTGCCACATCTTCACCGTCTCCCAGTTTAGCCGCATGGACATCGTGAACACCTTGGGCGTGCCGGAACAGCGGGTGTCTGCTATCTACGAAGGGTTCGACGCAGAGCCATTCTCTCGGCCGGGGTCTCCTGCACAGTGGACCAGTGTGCGCGAGCGCTACAGACTAGCTGAACCCTACATCCTTTCGGTGGGCCACTTGGAACCACATAAGAACCTTGTGCGATTGCTCCAGGCGTTTCGGCTCTTGGTGGATCAGGGCAGGGAATCCTTCACGCTGGTGCTTGTGGGCAAGAAAAGCTGGGGTGCTGCTGAGGTGCACGAGGCAGTGGAACAGTTGCGGTTGAGCGGTCGCGTCGTAGTCACTGGCTTTGTGCAGCCTGATGAGCTGCCGCTCATTTATCGCCACGCCCGGCTTTTCATCGCGCCGTCTCTTTTTGAGGGGTTTGGCTTCACGCCGCTGGAGAGCATGGCGGCAGGGGTGCCAGTGGCCGCGGCGCGCTGCACCTCTCTGCCAGAGGTGGTCGGCGATGCAGCCCTGCTTTTTGACCCCTACGACGCGCACGAAATGATGCAGGCCATGCTGCGCCTGCTGGACGACGAAGACTTGCGGCGCACCCTAGTGGCACGCGGCTATCAGAACTTGCGACGCTTCGATTGGCGCACCAGTTGTGCGCGCACAGCCGAGGTCTTGGCGCGCATCGTCCACGGCCTAGCAGCAGGGGGCAAGTAA